A stretch of Malus sylvestris chromosome 11, drMalSylv7.2, whole genome shotgun sequence DNA encodes these proteins:
- the LOC126588788 gene encoding tropinone reductase homolog At1g07440-like isoform X2: MNSRDKRWSLNGMTALVTGGTKGIGYAIVEELAGLGAIVHTCSRNEVDLNDCLSQWEKKGFQVTGSVCDVVSKTQREELINKVSSLFDGKLNILINNVGANRPKATLEYTAEDYSFMMSINLESAYHLCQLSHPLLKASGSANIVFLSSVAGVVSLEVGSIYSATKGS, translated from the exons atgaacAGCAGAGACAAAAGATGGTCTCTTAACGGAATGACGGCTCTTGTCACTGGTGGAACCAAAGGAATTGG GTATGCAATAGTGGAAGAATTGGCAGGGCTAGGTGCAATTGTGCATACTTGTTCGCGAAATGAAGTTGACCTTAATGACTGCCTGAGTCAGTGGGAGAAGAAGGGTTTTCAAGTCACTGGCTCAGTCTGCGATGTGGTGTCAAAGACCCAAAGAGAGGAGCTTATAAACAAGGTCTCATCACTCTTTGATggcaaacttaacatcctt ATAAACAATGTGGGGGCTAACAGACCAAAAGCAACACTAGAGTACACCGCTGAAGATTACTCATTCATGATGAGCATCAATCTTGAATCCGCTTACCATTTGTGCCAACTTTCACATCCTCTTCTCAAAGCTTCTGGATCTGCTAACATCGTTTTTTTATCCTCTGTTGCTGGTGTGGTCTCACTAGAGGTTGGATCTATATATTCTGCAACTAAAG GCAGTTGA
- the LOC126588788 gene encoding tropinone reductase homolog At1g07440-like isoform X1 — MNSRDKRWSLNGMTALVTGGTKGIGYAIVEELAGLGAIVHTCSRNEVDLNDCLSQWEKKGFQVTGSVCDVVSKTQREELINKVSSLFDGKLNILINNVGANRPKATLEYTAEDYSFMMSINLESAYHLCQLSHPLLKASGSANIVFLSSVAGVVSLEVGSIYSATKGAINQLAKNLACEWAKDKIRTNSVAPWFITTPLGEMFLGNKKKSAVINSRCPLGRPGEPEEVSSLVAFLCLPAASYITGQTITVDGGVTVNGLLFQET; from the exons atgaacAGCAGAGACAAAAGATGGTCTCTTAACGGAATGACGGCTCTTGTCACTGGTGGAACCAAAGGAATTGG GTATGCAATAGTGGAAGAATTGGCAGGGCTAGGTGCAATTGTGCATACTTGTTCGCGAAATGAAGTTGACCTTAATGACTGCCTGAGTCAGTGGGAGAAGAAGGGTTTTCAAGTCACTGGCTCAGTCTGCGATGTGGTGTCAAAGACCCAAAGAGAGGAGCTTATAAACAAGGTCTCATCACTCTTTGATggcaaacttaacatcctt ATAAACAATGTGGGGGCTAACAGACCAAAAGCAACACTAGAGTACACCGCTGAAGATTACTCATTCATGATGAGCATCAATCTTGAATCCGCTTACCATTTGTGCCAACTTTCACATCCTCTTCTCAAAGCTTCTGGATCTGCTAACATCGTTTTTTTATCCTCTGTTGCTGGTGTGGTCTCACTAGAGGTTGGATCTATATATTCTGCAACTAAAG GTGCAATAAATCAATTAGCAAAAAACTTGgcatgtgagtgggcaaaagaTAAAATAAGGACCAACAGTGTTGCACCTTGGTTTATCACCACTCCCCTTGGTGAAATG TTTCtcggaaataaaaagaaatcgGCGGTGATAAATTCTCGGTGCCCTTTAGGACGTCCAGGAGAGCCAGAAGAAGTGTCTTCCTTGGTAGCATTTCTATGCCTACCTGCAGCCTCTTACATTACTGGGCAAACTATTACCGTCGACGGCGGGGTGACTGTCAATGGCTTGCTCTTCCAAGAAACATGA